One Micromonospora sp. WMMD1120 genomic region harbors:
- a CDS encoding SDR family NAD(P)-dependent oxidoreductase, protein MNAEPQTVDEVLHRVRAGELTPEQALPLLRRLAAGTDDLVRLRQVWEPAPVVATPGRRLKHVVLLGGGAPRVAAGAWPVDRLSVVEATTDEDEADRHWTDLCAHGVPDAVVHVGALDTSGDHPPRPEQVDSDVTPLLCLLRAAARTPSDRPVPVVVAHPGSVVGAAVGGLARSAARECGWLRPRVVDVGALRGDALAAALWPELVAADPAVEVRFGVAGREALGYRRAPVGNAGPAVVSTGDVYVVSGGLGGLGRPVVEALVGSGARVAVLGRSEPDAAARRWLAEQGGSVLFVRTDVSVRADVIAAVGSVRERFGRVDGVVHSAGVNADGWLRDKSVAAFRSVLAAKVWGAVWLDEATAADDLKVFVGFSSVAGLVGNAGQCDYAYGNRFLDEFARWRTGRRPGRSVSVAWPYWADGGMRIDEATQRLMRGVAGIRPIHAAEGVAMFWRALAADEALFVELHGDEDRILRTFAATAGVRAPASADPTGTDTDADASGRLLERVRADLLAAIHTVLDVDPADVDLDAHLSEFGFDSISFTELANVLNEQLGLDLLPSVFFEYPTLAAFADHLLREHADQLRDHYGAAPPPAPVSAPAPPSAPAPVVAADREPAPPVATPGDAVAIVGLAGVFPGGNEAEGFFADLAAGRDLVGEVPANRWDWRRWYGDPWTGGDRTPVRWGAFLSDVDRFDPRFFGISAVEADLMDPQQRVFLETVWRVIEDAGYRASDLAGTDTGLFVGVGGMDYLELMLAGGRGLQPHTPTGIAHSVLANRVSFLLDLHGPSEPVDTACSASLVAVHRAVASIQRGECGAAIAGGVNVMATPTAHIAFTQAGMLASDGRCKVFDAAADGYVRGEGCGAVLLKPLHRAVADGDHVYAVVRGSAVNHGGRAASLTAPNTAAQARLVVRAWERSGLDPASCSFVETHGTGTALGDPIETTALTRAFATLYERWGHAPATSPHCALGSVKSNVGHLETAAGMAGLTKVLLGMRHRRLPGNLHVNSLNPYIRLDGTPFAVLDHTRDWDSGGVPRRAGISGFGYGGVNAHLVLEEHVAPVEATTPSGPQVITLSARTPDRLTAVAQRLAAHLDNARPALEDVAYTLRVGREPMAERLAVVARDVDEARAALDAFVDGEPAVPGVFRSRAVPPSANGHAADHGVGRGVDARVNGHVVVTVPPEPGLATANGHSPDDHAAAVAIAWAHGDDPAGTPPGRRISLPTYPFAGDRYWGADLPVPRATGPTDREPPAPTLLRQVWEPATARPAPTEPAHATVVLADDGRLAEDYLAADPSAVVVTPGAAYRRAGRRVTADPRDPAHLDRLLSELGGRLDVIHLSRARPAPERVVDEVLLPLVGLLRALLGRDALERLRLLYVHAGPAAPADTAVAAVLRGLAQEDSRFTGRRLDVAGVDGRLAARCRDEFAAPDTVEVRYADGVRHRRRLVPATAGSAPALPVRAAAAYLVTGGAGGLGRIIADHLLSQAARVVLLGRSAVGAELRGWLDARPDAAYLRADVTDEADLRGAVATARERFGPLRGVVHAAGVNRDRLLGDTDDAGIRAVTAAKVYGTAVLDRVTTDQPLDFFAVFSSLAGVLGNAGQTDYAYANAYQAAYVADRQGPGRGVTLHWPLWESGGMSAPGEAARRARERFGSHPLPTAEGLRLWDEVLAGGHPEAVVLYGTRPLRWHAELMYDSPGAAVAVQRLDATAVPSNGSAAPGEPVPAGEPAAPVGRMLAVVREVLAGLLRVDPADLAVDADLNDLGIDSLLVRRFSDELTRRLGTVPTTLLYEHRTPAALAAHLETTHGARTAGPATTAPVAVPPPVAEPIAVIGLGGRYPQAADLDEFWRNLAEGRDCVTEVPADRWDVDRYYDPDPLRAVDGKTYCRSGAFLDGVDRFDPLFFGISPREAETIDPQERLFLQTAWATFEDAGYPRQRLRERGGRVGVFAGATTYTYLLWGPERWASGVAVHPQTAPWSIANRVSYVLGLHGPSMPVDTACSSSLTAVHLACASIRRGECEMALAGGVNLYLHPSRFSTLSQARMLSPTQRCRSFGAGADGFVPGEGVGAVLLKPLSAALRDGDRIHAVIRGSAVNHAGATRGFTVPDPNAQADVIHAALREADVDPATVTFVEAHGTGTELGDPLEVAGLTNAFRRTTDARGYCALGSAKSLIGHLEAAAGIAGLTKVILQMRHRRLAPTLHCDPPNPGFDLAGTPFALQRSLAPWTTPPDVPRRAGVSSFGAGGANAHVVVEEWAPAPTAPAPTPGPEVVVLSARTEERLRAYAGRLADHLRDAAPPVPVDEVRAVAAAVLGLAVDELPDDEPLDELGADPVTVAEITGRLRGRYGWTGAVRPTDTVGAVTGRLSGGGAPAIRLADVAYTLRTGREAMAERLAVVADDPAALVEALAGFAAGDDSGVIRGGGDPAAPGDEPGRLARAWVAGQDVDWPTGTGALISLPTYPFAEARCWFEETDADTDIDAGADTGTRTELTGREFVLTDHVVAGRPTLPAVALLEIARRAAEATGDGPVRRLRDVVLARPVQIDGAPVSVRSTVRAVDGGLRVEWEADGRPCGRLHAETGPAPDPGRVDLDEVRARCADRRDSAPYYAAFDAAGLRYGPSFRSLRELRCGPGEVLARLELPEPRRADTGYELHPSFLDGALQAVAGAWDAPPGDAAPVYVPFAVAEVVVAGPTPRAGYAHVVARAETRTERRYDVRVTDEHGDVRVELRGLALRAVPVGDGPLFFAGDWVAASAPEPAAGPVLLLDHDRRRVAPGTVLVRPGDRYREVVAGAEYEVDPRSVDDHRRVREALSARGDEPVAVLHLWSLTAGADDDPLGSLLPLTRAWARSRTPIPLVYAHPTAAPEAAAVAGFARTVRQEQPHLAFTTVRLDDDAATDPLLPRRLGGEGAEVEVRYLGVQRAVWRWRETAAPVGDAAPAGTVCLVTGGQGGLGRLVVEHLVAGGARVVAVGRSTPDRDWLAGLGPSVTFVRGDVSVRADAFAVVAAARERFGRVDVVVHAAGVLRDGLVAGKSPADLAAVCGPKVAGARWLDEATADLGVERFVLFSSLAGALGNVGQADYAYANRFLDEFAAWRSTRRPGVTVSVGWPLWDGGGMTVDAALRQRLWETAGTRPLPPAAGLAVLDAVLTGASVDPQVRFLYGDTARLRVGLGLAAAPESAPTARAAEPVRVAAAPTADGGALRVDVTRVCADVLKVDVAELDPDEDLSAYGLDSILLMTLLNRLETRFDTVVEPSAVSEHPTIAALAAYLARTVPSASPTGPSTAGPSVDASPVAAVSPTAGPEHAVAVVGMAGRFPGSASVPALWDNLVAGRCLVSEVPADRWDVATVFDPTRERPNSSYSKWGGFTDGAFDFDAGYFRVAEADALVMDPHHRLVLELAAELFADAGYRPDEVAGSRTGVFIGGGESPYLRGRIADLPQQSRRNALVGAIPNMMAARVSDFFDLRGPAQTIDTACSSALVAIHAACRALRSGECDIAIAGGVELIIGSDLHVGFSEAGALAPDGVCAVFDESASGLVLGEGGGLVLLRRLPDAVADGDRIAAVVRGGAVNNDGRTMGLTVPSVDGQEAVLRAALADADVPAGSVGYLEAHGTGTLLGDPIEVRAATRVFDGRCGIGSVKSNVGHLMRAAGVVGFVKAVLAVQTGVLPATLHCVRPHPRFRFAESPFFPVTSTQPWSAADGSPRRAGVSAFGFGGTNAHVVVEQYQGPAGNRSALPPPRFDRRRYRLDEPVTTAPDTLDDLLDLIEDGHVDLDHAAATVVRLSKERA, encoded by the coding sequence GTGAACGCTGAGCCGCAGACTGTGGACGAGGTGCTGCACCGCGTACGCGCCGGCGAGCTGACCCCGGAGCAGGCGCTGCCGCTGCTCCGGAGGTTGGCCGCCGGCACCGACGACCTGGTCCGGCTCCGGCAGGTCTGGGAGCCGGCGCCGGTGGTGGCGACCCCGGGCCGTCGTCTCAAGCACGTGGTCCTGCTCGGCGGCGGAGCGCCGCGGGTGGCCGCTGGGGCGTGGCCGGTCGACCGGCTGTCCGTCGTCGAGGCCACCACCGACGAGGACGAGGCGGATCGGCACTGGACGGACCTGTGCGCCCACGGTGTCCCCGACGCCGTGGTCCACGTCGGTGCCCTGGACACGTCCGGCGACCACCCGCCACGCCCGGAGCAGGTCGACAGCGACGTCACGCCGCTGCTCTGCCTGCTGCGCGCGGCAGCGCGGACGCCGTCGGACCGTCCGGTCCCGGTCGTCGTCGCGCACCCGGGGTCGGTGGTCGGTGCCGCCGTGGGCGGCTTGGCGCGCTCCGCCGCCCGGGAGTGTGGTTGGCTGCGCCCCCGGGTCGTCGACGTCGGCGCGCTGCGCGGTGACGCGCTCGCCGCGGCGCTGTGGCCGGAACTGGTCGCTGCGGACCCGGCCGTCGAGGTGCGGTTCGGCGTCGCGGGCCGGGAGGCGCTGGGATACCGGCGGGCGCCGGTCGGGAACGCGGGTCCGGCCGTCGTGTCGACCGGCGACGTGTACGTGGTCTCCGGTGGGCTGGGTGGGCTGGGCCGCCCGGTGGTCGAGGCGCTGGTCGGCTCCGGCGCGCGGGTCGCCGTGCTCGGTCGCTCCGAGCCGGACGCGGCGGCCCGCCGGTGGCTGGCCGAGCAGGGCGGGTCGGTGCTGTTCGTGCGTACCGACGTGTCGGTCCGCGCGGACGTGATCGCCGCTGTCGGGTCGGTGCGGGAGCGGTTCGGCCGGGTCGACGGCGTGGTGCACTCCGCCGGCGTGAACGCCGACGGGTGGTTGCGGGACAAGTCGGTCGCCGCGTTCCGGTCGGTGCTGGCGGCGAAGGTGTGGGGGGCGGTGTGGCTGGACGAGGCCACCGCCGCCGACGACCTGAAGGTCTTCGTCGGGTTCTCCTCGGTGGCGGGGCTGGTGGGCAACGCCGGCCAGTGCGACTACGCGTACGGCAACCGGTTCCTGGACGAGTTCGCGCGCTGGCGGACCGGCCGGCGGCCGGGGCGCAGCGTGTCGGTGGCGTGGCCCTACTGGGCCGACGGTGGAATGCGGATCGACGAGGCCACCCAACGGCTGATGCGCGGTGTCGCCGGCATCCGGCCGATCCACGCCGCCGAGGGCGTCGCGATGTTCTGGCGCGCGCTCGCGGCCGACGAGGCGCTCTTCGTCGAGCTGCACGGGGACGAGGACCGCATCCTGCGGACCTTCGCGGCGACCGCCGGCGTACGCGCGCCGGCCAGCGCCGACCCGACCGGTACGGACACCGACGCCGACGCGTCCGGCCGGCTGCTCGAGCGGGTCCGCGCGGACCTGCTCGCGGCGATCCACACCGTCCTGGACGTCGATCCCGCCGACGTTGACCTCGACGCACACCTCAGCGAGTTCGGCTTCGACTCGATCTCCTTCACCGAGCTGGCGAACGTGCTGAACGAGCAGCTGGGGCTGGACCTGTTGCCGTCGGTCTTCTTCGAGTACCCGACGCTCGCGGCGTTCGCCGACCATCTGCTCCGCGAGCACGCCGACCAGCTCCGCGACCACTACGGCGCCGCGCCGCCGCCCGCCCCGGTGTCGGCGCCCGCCCCGCCGTCCGCTCCGGCGCCCGTCGTGGCGGCCGACCGCGAGCCTGCACCGCCGGTGGCGACGCCCGGCGACGCGGTGGCCATCGTGGGTCTGGCCGGGGTCTTTCCCGGCGGGAACGAGGCGGAGGGCTTCTTCGCCGACCTGGCCGCCGGCCGGGACCTGGTCGGCGAGGTGCCCGCGAACCGCTGGGACTGGCGGCGCTGGTACGGCGACCCGTGGACCGGTGGCGACCGTACCCCGGTGCGGTGGGGCGCCTTCCTGTCCGACGTGGACCGTTTCGACCCGCGCTTCTTCGGCATCTCGGCGGTCGAGGCCGATCTGATGGACCCGCAGCAGCGGGTGTTCCTGGAGACGGTGTGGCGGGTGATCGAGGACGCCGGTTACCGGGCCTCGGACCTGGCCGGCACCGACACCGGGCTGTTCGTCGGCGTGGGCGGGATGGACTACCTGGAGTTGATGCTGGCCGGCGGGCGGGGCCTGCAACCGCACACGCCCACCGGCATCGCGCACTCCGTGCTGGCCAACCGGGTGTCGTTCCTGTTGGACCTGCACGGGCCGAGTGAGCCGGTGGACACCGCGTGTTCGGCGTCGTTGGTGGCGGTGCACCGGGCGGTGGCCAGCATCCAGCGTGGCGAGTGCGGCGCGGCCATCGCCGGTGGTGTCAACGTCATGGCCACCCCCACCGCGCACATCGCGTTCACCCAGGCCGGGATGTTGGCGTCGGACGGTCGGTGCAAGGTGTTCGACGCCGCGGCTGATGGTTACGTGCGGGGTGAGGGTTGTGGGGCGGTGTTGCTCAAGCCTCTCCATCGGGCGGTGGCTGATGGTGATCACGTGTATGCGGTGGTCCGGGGTAGCGCGGTGAATCATGGTGGTCGGGCGGCGTCGTTGACGGCGCCGAACACGGCGGCGCAGGCGCGGTTGGTCGTGCGGGCGTGGGAGCGCTCGGGTCTGGATCCGGCGTCGTGTTCGTTCGTGGAGACGCACGGCACGGGTACGGCGTTGGGTGATCCGATCGAGACGACCGCGCTGACGCGGGCGTTCGCGACGCTGTATGAGCGGTGGGGTCACGCGCCGGCGACGAGTCCGCACTGTGCGTTGGGGTCGGTGAAGAGCAATGTGGGGCATCTGGAGACGGCCGCCGGGATGGCGGGGTTGACGAAGGTGCTGTTGGGGATGCGGCACCGGCGGTTGCCGGGGAATCTGCACGTGAACTCGCTGAATCCGTACATCCGGTTGGACGGGACGCCGTTCGCGGTGTTGGACCACACCCGGGACTGGGACAGCGGTGGGGTTCCGCGTCGGGCGGGCATTTCCGGGTTCGGCTACGGCGGGGTGAACGCCCACCTCGTGTTGGAGGAGCACGTGGCACCCGTCGAGGCGACGACGCCCAGCGGGCCGCAGGTGATCACCCTGTCCGCCAGGACCCCCGACCGCCTCACCGCCGTCGCGCAGCGGCTCGCCGCGCACCTCGACAACGCGCGCCCGGCGCTGGAGGACGTGGCGTACACCCTGCGGGTCGGTCGGGAGCCCATGGCCGAGCGGCTCGCGGTGGTGGCCCGGGACGTCGACGAGGCGCGGGCGGCGCTGGACGCGTTCGTCGACGGCGAGCCGGCCGTTCCCGGCGTCTTCCGCAGCCGTGCCGTGCCCCCGTCCGCGAACGGCCACGCCGCCGACCACGGCGTCGGGCGTGGCGTCGACGCCCGGGTCAACGGCCACGTCGTGGTCACCGTGCCGCCCGAACCGGGCCTCGCCACGGCGAACGGCCACTCGCCGGACGACCACGCCGCGGCGGTCGCCATCGCCTGGGCGCACGGTGACGACCCGGCCGGGACGCCCCCGGGACGGCGGATCTCGCTGCCCACCTACCCGTTCGCCGGGGACCGGTACTGGGGCGCCGACCTGCCGGTGCCCCGGGCGACCGGCCCGACCGACAGGGAACCGCCCGCGCCGACGTTGCTGCGCCAGGTCTGGGAACCGGCCACCGCCCGCCCCGCCCCCACCGAGCCCGCCCACGCCACAGTGGTGCTCGCCGACGACGGGCGGTTGGCCGAGGACTATCTGGCCGCCGACCCGTCCGCGGTGGTCGTGACGCCCGGCGCCGCGTACCGGCGCGCCGGTCGGCGCGTCACCGCCGACCCGCGCGACCCCGCGCACCTCGACCGGCTCCTCAGCGAGCTGGGCGGCCGGCTCGACGTGATCCACCTCTCCCGGGCGAGGCCGGCCCCCGAGCGGGTGGTCGACGAGGTGCTGCTGCCGCTGGTCGGGCTGCTCCGCGCCCTGCTGGGCCGCGACGCGCTGGAACGGCTCCGCCTGCTGTACGTGCACGCCGGCCCCGCCGCGCCCGCCGACACCGCGGTCGCGGCGGTGCTGCGCGGTCTCGCCCAGGAGGACAGCCGGTTCACCGGCCGGCGACTCGACGTCGCCGGTGTCGACGGCCGGCTGGCCGCCAGGTGCCGGGACGAGTTCGCCGCGCCGGACACCGTGGAGGTCCGGTACGCCGACGGCGTCCGGCACCGCCGGCGGCTGGTACCCGCCACGGCCGGCTCCGCGCCCGCCCTGCCGGTGCGCGCCGCAGCCGCGTACCTCGTCACCGGCGGCGCCGGCGGACTCGGCCGGATCATCGCCGACCACCTGCTGTCCCAGGCCGCCCGGGTGGTGCTGCTCGGCCGCTCCGCCGTCGGCGCGGAACTGCGCGGGTGGCTGGACGCCCGACCCGACGCGGCGTACCTGCGGGCCGACGTCACCGACGAGGCCGACCTGCGCGGGGCCGTCGCGACCGCCCGCGAGCGGTTCGGCCCGCTACGCGGCGTCGTGCACGCCGCCGGGGTCAACCGGGACCGCCTGCTCGGCGACACCGACGACGCCGGGATCCGCGCGGTGACGGCCGCCAAGGTGTACGGCACCGCAGTGCTGGACCGGGTCACCACCGACCAGCCGCTGGACTTCTTCGCGGTGTTCTCCTCGCTGGCCGGTGTGCTCGGCAACGCCGGGCAGACCGACTACGCGTACGCGAACGCGTACCAGGCCGCGTACGTGGCGGACCGGCAGGGCCCCGGACGAGGGGTGACGCTGCACTGGCCGCTCTGGGAGTCCGGCGGCATGTCGGCTCCGGGGGAGGCGGCCCGACGGGCCCGGGAACGGTTCGGCAGCCACCCGCTACCCACCGCCGAGGGCCTGCGCCTGTGGGACGAGGTGCTGGCGGGTGGGCACCCCGAGGCGGTGGTGCTGTACGGCACCCGGCCGCTGCGCTGGCACGCCGAGCTGATGTACGACAGCCCCGGCGCGGCCGTCGCCGTCCAGCGGCTCGACGCAACGGCCGTACCGTCGAACGGGTCGGCCGCGCCGGGCGAGCCGGTGCCGGCGGGCGAGCCGGCGGCACCGGTGGGCCGGATGCTGGCGGTGGTGCGGGAGGTGCTCGCCGGGCTGCTCCGCGTCGACCCGGCCGACCTCGCCGTCGACGCCGACCTCAACGACCTGGGCATCGACTCGCTCCTGGTCCGCCGGTTCAGCGACGAGCTGACCCGCCGGCTCGGCACGGTGCCCACCACCCTGCTGTACGAGCACCGCACGCCGGCCGCGCTGGCCGCCCACCTGGAGACCACCCACGGCGCACGAACCGCGGGGCCGGCGACGACCGCCCCGGTCGCGGTGCCGCCGCCGGTGGCGGAGCCGATCGCCGTCATCGGACTCGGTGGCCGGTACCCGCAGGCCGCCGACCTGGACGAGTTCTGGCGCAACCTGGCCGAGGGCCGCGACTGCGTCACCGAGGTGCCGGCCGACCGCTGGGACGTCGACAGGTACTACGACCCGGACCCGCTGCGGGCCGTCGACGGGAAGACCTACTGCCGCTCCGGGGCGTTCCTCGACGGGGTCGACCGGTTCGACCCGCTCTTCTTCGGCATCTCCCCGCGCGAGGCGGAGACCATCGACCCGCAGGAGCGGCTCTTCCTCCAGACCGCCTGGGCCACCTTCGAGGACGCCGGCTACCCCCGGCAGCGGCTGCGCGAACGGGGTGGACGCGTCGGCGTGTTCGCCGGCGCCACCACCTACACGTACCTGCTGTGGGGACCGGAGCGGTGGGCCAGCGGCGTCGCCGTGCACCCGCAGACAGCGCCGTGGTCGATCGCCAACCGGGTGTCGTACGTGCTCGGGCTGCACGGCCCCAGCATGCCCGTCGACACCGCGTGCTCGTCCTCGCTGACCGCCGTGCACCTGGCCTGCGCCAGCATCCGGCGCGGCGAGTGCGAGATGGCCCTGGCCGGCGGCGTCAACCTGTACCTGCATCCCAGCCGGTTCAGCACCCTCAGCCAGGCCCGGATGCTCTCGCCCACGCAACGGTGCCGCAGCTTCGGCGCCGGCGCCGACGGGTTCGTGCCCGGCGAGGGCGTCGGGGCGGTGCTGCTCAAACCGCTCTCCGCCGCCCTGCGCGACGGCGACCGGATACACGCCGTCATTCGCGGCAGCGCCGTCAACCACGCCGGGGCCACCCGGGGCTTCACGGTGCCCGACCCGAACGCGCAGGCCGACGTGATCCACGCCGCGCTGCGCGAGGCCGACGTCGACCCCGCGACCGTCACCTTCGTCGAGGCGCACGGCACCGGCACCGAGCTGGGCGACCCGCTGGAGGTGGCCGGCCTGACCAACGCGTTCCGTCGTACGACCGACGCCCGGGGCTACTGCGCTCTCGGCTCCGCGAAGTCGCTGATCGGGCACCTCGAGGCCGCCGCCGGGATCGCCGGACTGACCAAGGTGATCCTCCAGATGCGACACCGGCGTCTCGCGCCGACGCTGCACTGCGACCCGCCGAACCCGGGCTTCGACCTGGCCGGCACGCCGTTCGCCCTGCAACGCTCGCTCGCCCCGTGGACGACGCCGCCGGACGTCCCCCGCCGAGCCGGCGTCTCCTCGTTCGGCGCGGGTGGGGCCAACGCGCACGTCGTCGTCGAGGAGTGGGCTCCGGCGCCGACCGCGCCGGCACCGACGCCCGGACCGGAGGTCGTGGTGCTCTCCGCGCGCACCGAGGAGCGGCTGCGGGCGTACGCCGGTCGGCTCGCCGACCACCTGCGCGACGCCGCCCCGCCGGTGCCCGTGGACGAGGTACGCGCCGTCGCGGCGGCCGTACTGGGTCTCGCGGTGGACGAGCTGCCCGACGACGAGCCGCTCGACGAGCTCGGGGCCGACCCGGTGACGGTCGCGGAGATCACCGGGCGACTGCGCGGTCGGTACGGCTGGACGGGCGCGGTGCGCCCCACCGACACCGTCGGTGCGGTGACCGGTCGCCTGTCCGGCGGTGGCGCGCCGGCGATCCGGCTCGCCGACGTCGCGTACACCCTGCGCACCGGCCGGGAGGCGATGGCCGAACGCCTCGCCGTCGTCGCCGACGACCCGGCCGCGCTCGTCGAGGCGCTGGCCGGGTTCGCCGCCGGCGACGACTCCGGGGTCATCCGTGGCGGCGGCGACCCCGCCGCGCCGGGCGACGAGCCGGGGCGGCTGGCCCGCGCCTGGGTGGCCGGGCAGGACGTCGACTGGCCGACCGGCACGGGAGCCCTGATCAGCCTTCCGACCTATCCGTTCGCCGAGGCCCGGTGCTGGTTCGAGGAGACCGACGCGGACACCGACATCGATGCCGGCGCGGACACCGGCACACGCACCGAGTTGACCGGGCGCGAGTTCGTGCTCACCGACCACGTCGTGGCGGGGCGGCCCACGCTGCCCGCGGTGGCGCTGCTGGAGATCGCCCGCCGGGCCGCCGAGGCCACCGGCGACGGGCCGGTCCGGCGGCTCCGGGACGTCGTCCTCGCCCGCCCGGTCCAGATCGACGGCGCGCCGGTGTCGGTGCGGAGCACGGTGCGCGCGGTCGACGGCGGGCTGCGGGTCGAGTGGGAGGCCGACGGGAGGCCCTGCGGTCGCCTGCACGCCGAGACCGGCCCCGCGCCCGACCCCGGACGCGTCGACCTGGACGAGGTCCGCGCCCGCTGCGCCGACCGCCGCGACAGCGCTCCCTACTACGCGGCGTTCGACGCGGCCGGGCTGCGCTACGGGCCGTCGTTCCGGTCGCTGCGGGAGCTGCGGTGCGGGCCGGGCGAGGTGCTGGCCCGCCTGGAGTTGCCCGAGCCACGGCGCGCCGACACCGGGTACGAGCTGCACCCGTCGTTCCTGGACGGCGCGCTCCAGGCGGTCGCCGGGGCGTGGGACGCGCCACCGGGCGACGCCGCGCCGGTCTACGTGCCGTTCGCCGTCGCCGAGGTGGTGGTGGCCGGTCCCACGCCGCGGGCCGGGTACGCCCACGTGGTCGCCCGCGCCGAGACGCGCACCGAACGCCGCTACGACGTCCGCGTCACCGACGAGCACGGCGACGTGCGGGTCGAGCTGCGCGGCCTGGCGCTGCGCGCCGTACCCGTCGGCGACGGTCCGCTGTTCTTCGCCGGGGACTGGGTCGCGGCGTCCGCGCCCGAACCGGCCGCCGGACCGGTCCTGCTGCTCGACCACGACCGGCGCCGGGTCGCGCCCGGCACCGTGCTGGTCCGGCCCGGTGACCGGTACCGGGAGGTGGTGGCGGGAGCGGAGTACGAGGTGGACCCGCGCTCGGTGGACGACCACCGCCGGGTGCGCGAGGCGCTGTCCGCCCGGGGCGACGAACCCGTGGCGGTGCTGCACCTGTGGTCCCTGACCGCCGGGGCGGACGACGACCCGCTCGGGTCACTGCTGCCGCTGACCCGGGCGTGGGCGCGGTCGCGCACACCGATCCCACTGGTGTACGCCCACCCCACCGCAGCGCCGGAGGCCGCCGCGGTGGCCGGGTTCGCCCGTACCGTCCGGCAGGAGCAGCCGCACCTGGCGTTCACCACTGTGCGCCTCGACGACGACGCGGCGACCGACCCGCTGCTGCCGCGCCGGCTCGGCGGTGAGGGCGCTGAGGTCGAGGTCCGCTACCTCGGCGTACAGCGGGCGGTGTGGCGCTGGCGCGAGACGGCCGCCCCGGTCGGGGACGCGGCACCGGCCGGGACGGTGTGTCTGGTGACCGGCGGTCAGGGTGGCCTGGGCCGGCTGGTGGTCGAGCACCTGGTGGCCGGCGGCGCGCGGGTGGTGGCCGTGGGCCGGTCGACGCCGGACCGGGACTGGCTCGCGGGCCTGGGGCCGTCGGTGACGTTCGTGCGCGGCGACGTGTCGGTGCGGGCGGACGCGTTCGCCGTGGTGGCGGCGGCCCGGGAGCGCTTCGGCCGGGTGGACGTCGTCGTGCACGCCGCCGGGGTGCTGCGCGACGGCCTGGTCGCCGGCAAGTCGCCCGCCGACCTGGCCGCGGTGTGCGGTCCGAAGGTAGCCGGCGCGCGCTGGCTCGACGAGGCCACGGCGGATCTCGGCGTGGAACGCTTCGTGCTCTTCTCGTCGCTGGCGGGCGCCCTCGGCAACGTGGGGCAGGCCGACTACGCGTACGCGAACCGGTTCCTCGACGAGTTCGCGGCGTGGCGATCGACCCGGCGTCCCGGCGTGACGGTGTCGGTCGGCTGGCCGCTGTGGGACGGCGGCGGCATGACCGTCGACGCGGCCCTGCGCCAGCGCCTGTGGGAGACCGCCGGCACCCGACCACTGCCGCCCGCCGCCGGCCTGGCCGTCCTGGACGCCGTGCTGACCGGGGCGTCCGTCGACCCCCAGGTGCGTTTCCTGTACGGCGACACGGCCCGCCTGCGCGTCGGTCTCGGCCTGGCCGCCGCCCCGGAGTCGGCTCCCACCGCTCGGGCCGCCGAGCCGGTCCGGGTCGCGGCGGCACCGACTGCCGACGGCGGCGCGCTGCGCGTCGACGTGACGCGGGTCTGCGCCGACGTGTTGAAGGTGGACGTGGCCGAGTTGGACCCGGACGAGGACCTGTCCGCGTACGGACTGGACTCGATCCTGCTGATGACGCTGCTGAACCGTCTGGAGACGCGCTTCGACACAGTGGTCGAGCCCAGCGCCGTCAGCGAGCACCCGACGATCGCCGCCCTGGCGGCGTACCTGGCCCGGACCGTGCCGTCCGCGTCCCCGACCGGGCCGAGCACTGCGGGGCCGTCCGTCGACGCGTCCCCGGTCGCGGCCGTGTCTCCAACCGCGGGCCCGGAGCACGCGGTGGCGGTGGTCGGGATGGCGGGGCGCTTCCCCGGCTCCGCCTCGGTCCCGGCGTTGTGGGACAACCTGGTGGCCGGGCGGTGTCTGGTGTCCGAGGTGCCCGCCGACCGGTGGGACGTGGCGACGGTGTTCGATCCGACCCGGGAACGGCCGAACTCGTCGTACTCGAAGTGGGGCGGGTTCACCGACGGCGCGTTCGACTTCGACGCCGGCTACTTCCGCGTCGCCGAGGCGGACGCCCTGGTCATGGACCCGCACCACCGGCTGGTCCTGGAGTTGGCAGCGGAGCTGTTCGCCGACGCCGGGTACCGGCCGGACGAGGTGGCGGGTTCCCGGACCGGCGTGTTCATCGGCGGCGGCGAGAGCCCGTACCTGCGCGGACGCATCGCCGACCTGCCGCAACAGAGTCGCCGCAACGCCCTGGTGGGCGCCATCCCGAACATGATGGCCGCCCGGGTGTCCGACTTCTTCGACCTGCGCGGGCCGGCGCAGACCATCGACACCGCGTGCTCGTCCGCGCTGGTCGCCATCCACGCGGCCTGCCGCGCCCTGCGGTCCGGGGAGTGCGACATCGCCATCGCCGGCGGGGTGGAGCTGATCATCGGGTCGGACCTGCACGTCGGGTTCAGCGAGGCGGGCGCGTTGGCCCCCGACGGGGTGTGCGCGGTCTTCGACGAGAGCGCGAGCGGGCTGGTGCTCGGTGAGGGCGGCGGTCTGGTGCTGCTGCGCCGGTTGCCGGATGCGGTCGCCGACGGCGACCGGATCGCGGCGGTGGTGCGCGGCGGCGCGGTGAACAACGACGGCCGCACCATGGGCCTGACCGTGCCCAGCGTCGACGGCCAGGAGGCGGTGCTGCGCGCCGCCCTGGCCGACGCGGACGTGCCCGCCGGGTCCGTCGGCTACCTGGAGGCGCACGGCACGGGGACGTTGCTGGGCGACCCGATCGAGGTACGGGCGGCGACACGGGTGTTCGATGGCCGGTGCGGGATCGGGTCGGTCAAGTCCAACGTGGGCCACCTGATGCGCGCCGCCGGTGTGGTGGGCTTCGTCAAGGCGGTGCTCGCCGTCCAGACGGGGGTGTTGCCGGCGACGCTGCACTGCGTACGCCCGCATCCCCGGTTCCGGTTCGCCGAGTCGCCGTTCTTCCCGGTGACGTCGACCCAGCCCTGGTCGGCGGCCGACGGGTCGCCGCGCCGGGCCGGGGTGTCCGCGTTCGGGTTCGGCGGCACCAACGCGCACGTGGTCGTCGAGCAGTACCAGGGCCCGGCGGGCAACCGGTCGGCGCTGCCTCCGCCGCGCTTCGACCGCCGCCGCTACCGGCTCGACGAACCCGTCACGACTGCGCCAGACACCCTCGACGACCTCCTCGACCTGATCGAGGACGGGCACGTCGACCTGGACCACGCGGCGGCCACCGTCGTCCGGCTGAGCAAGGAGCGGGCATGA